Within Rissa tridactyla isolate bRisTri1 chromosome 4, bRisTri1.patW.cur.20221130, whole genome shotgun sequence, the genomic segment ACTTAGTAGTCATAGCACTTGAGAAAATGTCCTAACATTTAGAAAAAGGTGTCTAAAGTATAGAGAAAATGTCTTCAGTTTAGAAATTCAAAACGTGGAAATActgccttcacagaatcacagaatcgtagggttggaagggacctctggagatcatctagtccaacccccctgccacagcagggtcacccagagcaggttgcacaggaacgcgtccaggcgggttttcaatgtctccagagttggagactccaccacctctctgggcagcctgttccagtgctctgccaccctcaaagtaaagaatttcctcctcatgtttaggtggaacttccttgCTCAactttgtgcccattacctcttgtcctgttgccgggcaccactgaaaagatcctggccccatcctcctgacacccagcctttaagtatttataagtattgtCTTTGTATTCAAGATGTTTTCTGTATTGCATTTCAGCATAGAGTAAATTAGCAATggaagaagaaatgggaaaaaatatgtgATAGAATTTGTAACAAAACGGCAAAACCCATCTAAAAGCCACGACAATCACATACATGAGCAAAAAAGATCTTGCCACCTGCATCAAGTGCTTCCTTTTCCAACATCACGGCACAGTCCCATCTCACATTCCATCTCTGAGACACAGGTGCAAAGGAGATGGCTGGTTTGATGCAATTTTTCTGTGCAGCCAAGAAATAATGTTCCCTTCCCTGAGGTACAGGCAAGTCCAGTCATGGATTATATGCTTGGCTTTCCTCAAGCCGCAGCCTCCACTCGTGTTAGCACACGGTTTCCCAATACCAGCCTTGACTTGTTTTCCAGGTGGCAAGTTGCCCCATCACCTCTTCCCAAGCCTCCACCACATGTCCAAACAGAGGGCAATCCCCCAGTCTCACCCTCTGGTCACCTCAGTTTTTCTTGGGAGTCTTCTTCCAACTATTTCCAGTGCCACACCGTCCCAGCAGGATGTACTGCCCAGCTCTCAGCTGCGCAGGTACTTCTGTCTTAGCAAGTGGTGTCCCTCATGGGGCACTCATTTTGGTCAGAGCCATAACAGGGGCTGCACTGAGCTGCAGCATTCAGGAATGGGCAACGGCATGTTTGGAAAGAACTCATTTGAAGTACACTTGTAGAAAAAGCGTAAAGGAATAAAGTGTTAATGATGAGAAGCCTCTGCCCCTTCTGGACATACGAGGTTATTCTTATATGAGGACTCTGTAACCCTGTAAATTCCTGAGTTATGGGTGAGTAACTGAGACTGGAATCTGACCCCTTATGTCTTAAAAATTCTTAATTATTATTAGGATGGAAATAATACaaaccattattttaaaagaatgctgtCTGGGCTTGGAAAATTCACATTCAAATAGtaagaaatagtaattttaagTTTCCCAAGCAAACATAATCTTTCTGCACAAATCTTATATTCAGTAAGGCAAGGTTCCTGGGGAAAATGACAAGTGTAATTAAAACCTGTCTCATCATGCATGCACACAGGGGAGGGCACGCTGTGACTGTAATGGTAACTGCTCCTAgcaggtgtttttcttttaatatgagGTATTAAATAAAACTTCCTGTGTTTATTAACCCAAATACTCTCATGTATGCTTCTAACAGTGCCTCTGTGTTGTGTTGCAAACAAGGCCGAACTTGAACTATATCTTTTAGCATAAACTTTTGTCTTCAGGGATACAAAACTACCTACCTTAGCTGAGACTGTTACAGGGAACTGGAGCACTGTTGATGCCGCAAATTCTTCTGCACTTTGTAGCTCTGGAGATTGTTAGTTTTCCATGCTAAAGATCTTGGGCTTGTTCCAGCGTGGTGGGGATCCTCCACAACTggtggggaagagcaggaaacCCTGCCAGAAGTGCTGTCATCTGTTGCCTGCAACTGTGAGAGGGATGATTGTGATCAActaaatttctaataaaaaaggGTCagaaagggaggaggcagagctggagccgGACAGTGTCTTTGGATCGTCTGAGCCTGGTGTGTCACTTCAGAAGGGCAAGGTGCTGGGTCTGAAGGAGGGAGAAGCTTGGTTCCACTCTTCCCCCTATGATACTTGATAGTTTCCAGGCTCCCCTAGTGCTGTGAGACGATATGGGCTTTTATGAATTTTATTTCAAGTTCATTTGTTATTGGCTGCCAGAATTCTCCCAAGGAATATAGACAAGAAGTGGTAAATGGTGATTAATTTAGACAACCTAAGTAGAAGACATACGAGGGCTCCCCATGTAATACAAGAAAGTTAACGGCTTGCTGATGTCCTTTTGTGAGTGAATTGTGTAGCCTGGTTGTTTAATGGAGTGTTTAAAAATTGTGTTGGCAATAGCCTATGAATAATGTATACAGGAATAATGAAATACCTTACTGCTAAGAAACTGCTGATATGCTGGGGAAATTTCCATCAGATGTGAGAACAATTTTGAAAGCACCGTCTTCTTGGGATGCCCTTTATTTATGGTCTTGCTGCTTCAGAGATTGCATTCCCTTTTTAGATACTGCATGTGAAGATGCCCTCCACTGCCTCTGCCTCTGTCTTCCACCTTCACCTCACTCCCTTTGCTTGTGTCTGTGAAAGCTCCAGAATTTTGATGAGTTTAGGCTTTATTAACTGAGCACCGTAAGCATGGAGATATTTGCTGCGCAGTCTTCAGCCATTCTAGGTATCTGCACCAAGGCACATTGCACCAAAGGAAGACAGACACCGGTTTTGTGTCGTGGCAATGTCCCATGATGCAGGAAGCAGAAATAGGGCCcagtgatttggaaaaaaaagaccaatgtttctttttcagtttttggaGCATGGGCTCCTTGCATGAGATAAGCCAGCCCACAATGTCATACATGGATGTTCAGATTTTGATGGACTTTGCAGTGTGAACGCAGCTCCGATACCTCTAAATTTTCCCCTGTGTCCTCCGGTGCATAAGGCCTCTGTGCACTTTGGCCATGAGTAGGTGGGAAGTTGTTGTGATACTAAGCAACTGTATCTTGCTTGACCAAAGAAATGAGAAGATTGAGAGTGAACCCCTGCTTGCAGGGGAGCTCTGGAGGTGCTACTTCAGCTGCAGGAGGAAACAGACCTCCTAAAAGACCCCAGGACAAAGCTCAGGCAAGCACATGAGACAATCACAGTCTCttcctttgctgcttcttttgacCATCAGCTGTACTccaggagaaaataaaaccatagcTTTGTTTCTCATGCGGGGTTTTGCCCACTTGCACTAAAATGCAGAAGTATCACAGGAGGGCAGGTGAACACAATATGTATCTTCTCACTGTCCAGAGTGGTCTCAGCTAAGAGTATATTAAGAGGAGACCCAGCTTGTGGCAGTCTAGCTCTGCACCCTGCCTCTGCTGTGGCTTTTTTATGAGTAATCTAGTGCTCATGCTGCATTTTTGTGGCTGGATTTACACAGTAAAGGCCTGAGTCAAAACGTTTCCTGCAATATGGGAAGTATATTATTAATGTAATGCTAGAACAAAACAACATGTGATTGATGTTGATACTAGTCAGCTGAGGAAGAGACATCCTCACCTGCAAGGCTGATGTGGTGGGTTTTGAAGTCATGTGGTGATGCCAACAGCAAGCTCCAGGCATAAGGCTACCGGGCAGGAGAAAGAATGGGTTAGAAGACAGGTTGTATCCTCAGGGTGATCTGTAACTGGCTAAGCAAGAGGATTCACCAAAATGGGAGGGAAGATTTGCACTTTTATTGGTTTGTTTGCTgctggggtgtccctggggagtGCAGTATTTTCGCAGCTACAGCAAAGGAGGTGTATAAAAGGGGTTAGTCTAAACACGAGACAGGTGGCAAGAACCACACAGGAGTCTGACTGATGGCCTAAATGTTTTCAGTAgaacaaataaagagaaaaggtaTCTAAaacttcctccaccaccctgatgatcctatttttttttgttgtttgtttcttttaggtGAAGAGTGAAGGCCCCAAACTGGTGCCCTTCTTTAAAGCCACTTGTGTCTATTTTGTCCTCTGGCTGCCAacttccagcccctcctggttCAGTGCCCTCATCAAATGTCTGCCCATCTTCTGCCTGTGGGTTTTCCTTCTGGCTCATGGAATTAACTTCTTAGTGTCACACCGGAGCGCCAGCCGCATCCTAGCGGGACTCATATTCTCGGCAGTGGGAGACGCCTTTCTCatctggcaggagcagggctacTTCATTCATGGTGAGTGCAGTGTCAGGCCTAAAGGGATGCCACAGTGTCCAGCTGTTACCCTCTTTAGTAATGAGTTGCTGGGCCACATGTTTTGTTTATTCATGTACAGCTTAAGCCCCTGGGCAGTGGGAAACACTCATCCCTTGACTAAAATCCATCATGGCTAGAAGAGTCACAACATGGATGAGTCTTTCTCTTGAGCTTCTCTTGAGGTTAGAGAGGTTGGGGCAGGTTTGGTTTCCCAGCATGTAGTCACGGCAATTCAGCTGGTTGGAGCTGGGAAGGTGGCGTGGGTAGAatccctggggaagggaagggtatGCTTATGGCACCTGGCAGGTCCCATGAAGCTACAGGAAGTATCTACCTCCTATCACTCTGCAGAGAGATCTGTCGGTCCTTTGCTACAAGGATCAGAAACAGGACACAAGGTGCAAAGGGAGAGGACCCTTATGTTTTGATAGACAAGCCCGTAGCCTGGGGGAGGTGTTTAAGTGGATGCTAGAAACCAAAGCATCATAAATCTTGTCCTAATTGCAGGTTGATCAGTATGAATCATGCAGCCTGTTGTACAAGCCATGTCTGTTTTGCAAGACATGTAAATTATGGGGAATCAAGGACAAACCTTACCACAGTGACCTGTTTTCTCTACAATAAGATCCACATCTCTCAGAGTAAAACAAGCTTGTGAATTTGCAGACTAGAACATAATGATTTAGATTAATCACTTAAAGCCACGTTGaacctgcctgcagcagcactcCCCTGGCCTTGAACTGTCACAAGAAATCATCAGCAGTTGAGTCCTTCACTGAACTGACTGGTGGGGTTTCTGAAGTTAATTTAGCCAGCACAGGGATCTCATTTAACACCCACCATTAACCGGCTGCTGCGACTGTCCCACTGGAAAATGGGATGAGACGAGGGAACTTTTCTGACTTGTGCTGTTGTCAGCTCTGAAAGTCAAaggcttattttttccccctctcataaGGTCAATATTTAGTTTTATTCTGTGATTCCCACAAGCTCTTTCTTTATGAGAGGGAAGTGTGTGCAATGCCAGATATGAAAGGCCGAATGCTCTGAATCTGGTTTTAATCCTGCTTCCCAAGGGCTTATCCCAATCTCATTAAAAGTTCATGTAAAAATTTTTACTGATTTTGGTGGGGTTTAGATTAGGCCCCGAGGATTGGACCTATCTGGCTGAACCTTGGGCATGTTCCTGAGGAGCTCCGGCCTTCTCTTGGGGTGCCATCCCCTCTGTGCTGAGTGTTGGCATTCCCACTCATGGGCCTCCTCCTAACAGGAGTACCCAGCTCAGTGCATGTCACCTCAGCCCCACTGCTTGTGCTTCTGTTTTGCCTCCTGGAGTTGCTCCTTAAGCTGTGGTTTGGAAAACATTCAAGGCCTGATTCTCACCATGACTGTTTTTGTACATGGACTGTTCTGAGCTTCTCCATTCCCACGTAGCTGGGATATCTCTGAGTTCCCTCTCCTATTTAGCGCTAGAGGAAGGTCAGCCAGTCACAGCAACTCAGTATCTGGTTAATGTGTTTTAATCTTCAAGTAAATTGGATTTTTGACCTTAGTCTCACAACTGAGAAGTGTTTCTTTGTGGGTTTAGACATATTTTCcttcttaaggaaaagaaaagctctctTGGAGCATTTTGAAGATCTCAGCCTTCATCCTGGCTGTCTCCTGCCTGCCTCAGCCCATACTCATCCGAGCTACCATCTTCCAGAGTGAAGCATTAACATTTACGTTTCACCTGTTAGCAAATATAGCGCACCACCCCACCTTATCCTTCACTTCTGCAAAATGTGCTTTCTCCTGTTTAAAACTCAGCAGGCTGCTGTTCCTGCCAACTGACTATAGTCAACCTTTTGACATCATTGTTTGTGGGAATTTGAAATTTCAGGAGAATAAGAGGAAATACtagataaaaatgtattttctgttcaaTTTCTACATctttcaggctgaaaaaaaaagggttgggAACTGAGCTGATTTGAATAGCTTTTGAGACAATGAGTTTATAAAAGGACATTTGTTCATTACTTTATAGGGAAGTGACAGCCTGTGAACCTGCTCCTGGTACACTtgactatttttcatttttgctgttttggtCCACTAATAACATGCTATTTTCTGACTAGTGTCTTACTGCATGTAGAAGACACTTTATGGTGTGAACATCCACCTCCTTTGATAGCAGGCACTTAGAAACAATTTATGCATTTGGTGAAGAAGACAGGGACTAAGAAAAAGGACTGTTGTCAGCCTGAGGGGAAACTCCAGGGGCATAGAGGGGGAAGGAAGCGGACAGAGAAGAGAAGGGCTGATCTGCCTGATGTGGTTGGGAGGGCTgagccaaaggctgagaaatgcagaaacagaaatgcaccCCCCTCCCTGTGCAGCCGTCCCAGGTTTCCCCAGTTCCTGGCTTGATTTGTGGGCATTGAATCAGCAAACCTGGGAGCTGACTCTCTTGTTTGTGACCAGCCTCACCACATATCACAAAACTCCTCCTGCCTTTCCGGACTTCTGCTTGGCTGACACATCCtgtcctcctctcctgctcctcgtTTCCAACTGCCTGCATGAAGGACAACACATACTTCGGTTCCCCATCCCAGAACTCTCCCTATAATGCTGTTGAAGGAAAAAACACTCCTCACTGCTAGGGCGAAGTAACCTCCTTCTCCTTATGGCCCCCAAGGGCTCTAACCTTGCCTGCACTATAATGCTATGAACAGCTCTTGTCCTAAATCCCTCCTCAGTTCCCTTAGTGCTGTGCCCAATAACTCTGTGAAACATCAACTTCTCATTGCCTTTCTTTGCgtgtctctttcttccccttcacaCTGTCCATTTTCTCCAGCCTCACCTTGCAGACCAGATCCCCACTAGCCCCCTCCCTCTCTTATCCCACCATGGCTGAGCTTTCAGTGGATGTCCGGTCTGGTCCTCCTCAAAGGCAGGGAGACACTTAGCTTTCTTTGAGCTGCCTCAACACAAAAGTATTAGTATGAAGAAATGTCTGCTAGCAGCAGGTTTTAGTGGCTGCCCTTTACACCACAGCATCATGCTTTAAATGTAAACAagtgtcctgctgggggactcagcttcccagatccttttctccatTTCATGCTTTAGAGCTGCATGAAAACTTCCAGCTACTCTAATAACCCTGCCAGGATAAAGTgggacagcctgcagctgcaCCATGTATGGATCTGGAAACCAGAGGACCAGAGGAGCTGGACTCAGTTTGGGGCCCATTATCTACAATTGGCATGACAATTAGTAGTCAGCAGCTGTACCAACACATTGTGACATTTTTTGTCAAATGGATTAGTGGCAAGTGAATAACGCATAGGCACTACCTTCCAACACCCACATCTGGCATTTCTCAGGGGTGTTGCATTTCAAAGGGAAGCCggcattttattttcactgattgATTCCAGATAAGGTTCATCTGAATCCTGCAAATAGCCATAAAATTGTTGGCACATCACATTGGTGCAGCCCCTGAAATATGCCAGCTGCTTCTTTCCAGCTTAGGTTTCTCCTAGCTATGGGCAGAGATGGAGTAGAAGCCAGATTTAGTCCCTGAGTGCCTTTGGGTTTCTGGCTAAATACGGTCAGGCTTTGTGTCTGGGTTTGGAAGGATCGgtatctttttttgcattttgttcctACACTGCTCTGATTCCAGCCTTCCTGTTCCCCACGTGACCTATGAGCAAAACACTTTGGATAGTTAGAGGGGATGATCTTTGGTCTGCCTTGCCCCCACCCTTCTGTCCAAAGCAGGGGAGGAGGAACCACTTGAAAAACAAGCTTTGTTCCTTCTGCAGCAACTCAGTTCACCTGGCCTCTCAGCAAAAAGGCTTGCATCACAACAGAGTTCTACTTGGCTGCAGTTGTAGATGTGCTGGGGCTTTGACTTAGGGCAGGAGCTTGGTGCTAAGGCTGATCTCCTATGCAGAAGTTTCTGTATTAAAATGGTCCCAGGTGATCAGTATGGTTCCTGCTGAAACTGTTAAGGGTTCTAACACTGCAAGGACATCTAAGTCTGTGCTTGTTGCGGTATTTTTAAAACCCAGTATAGCCAAGTGTTTTCTTCTGCTACCAACTGCCAGTCACTGAAGAAAGGTCACAGTTGCTATGTCAATGCCTCTTTACAGGTCTGCTGATGTTTGCCATCACACACATCCTGTACTCTTCAGCCTTCGGCATGAAGCCTTTGGACCTCAAAGCCGGCTTGTTGATGGGCCTTGTTTCCAGTTCCTGTTATGCCTTCCTGTACTCCTACCTCTCAGGCCCGTTCACCTACCTGGTAGCTGTCTACATCGCCTTGATTGGCTTCATGGGCTGGCGAGCAGTCGCCGGTGTGCAGCTGTGCAACGACCTCTGGACATGGACCAAGCTCTCGGCCTGCATCGGCGCGATGCTGTTCATGGTGTCAGATCTGACCATTGCACTTAACAAGTTCTGCTTTCCTGTGCCCTACTCGCGCTTCATCATCATGGCTACTTACTATGCAGCCCAAATGCTTATTGCACTGTCAGCTGTAGAGAGCAGAGATGAAGAGGACTTCAGAAAGAGAAGCTAGGTGGAGTGCCAATAGTCTGTGAACAATGTGGGTTATATCTCAGGTGCTGTAGCTGCATTCACCCCTGAGAGAGATCTCCATTTCTCTAGGCACATTGGTGATGTTGATTTTGCTTCCTTGAAGCGTTacctttggggcttttttttcaaTGGCTTTCTCTGAATACAGCTTACTTCAGTGTGGAGTCCACATCAGAAAGCTTAGACTGTCCCTGCAGTAGCTACTCATTCAACTTTTCCTCCTTGGAAGTGCGGTACTACTGCATTTTACTTGTTAGTCTTGAAACTGATGCTGAATGTCTGGGAAGAAGAGGGCTGATGGAAAGGAGGTTCGGCCATGCACTGTGCTAGAAGACTTGCTTTCAATAGTAGGCAGACAGGCACAGATGTCTGCTAAAGTCATAGGTAAAAATGAATTTAACCcatgtttgtctttttttgtgcATTACAAACTTAGTACACAAACTGGAGCTATTGCCTCTGCTGAAAGGAAGCCTGGAGGTAgagtaaaaacagaaaatccagaTGAGGTCTGAGCTTTGGAGTCGGTGACAGCatgtggggcagcccccagcagaaCCAGAATGAAAGCAAAACGCCAAGCAGAGAGCACAGAGCAAGAGGTGCGCTGACATGCAGTGCTGTGTGCTTTGATCGCGGCTGATCACTGCTCCAGGGTAGGTCTGTAAGTGCCTGTCAGCATTGCCATGTGTGGCAGAACTAGGAGTTTGGTGGGATTTCGGGGACATCTAAGTAGCCAGGCCAGTGCGTTCTCCCCTGCCATGTGTGTGCAGTTGCacgctgcctgcagccaccagtgACAGCTGACATGAAATGGGCACGTGAGGAACTTTGGTTTTTACATGTGTCATACTAATGTATGTCCTAATTGTCCTTAGTATGGCAGACAGGAATCTAACCTTTATGCCTTTCTTCCTCAGTATCCTAACAAATAATATTCCATATACTCATTAAGCATTGCAGTTCTGCTGTTTGCAGTATCTCTTAAATCTTTGTGTGAGCATTTCCCGTGGTCAAGGCCCTGATTTTAGGTGTAGATTGTTGTTGTGTTTTGCCAGCTGGTGGTAAACGATCATCTTTGCACCACTTGTTTTTAGAAAGCCccttttcagcagagcttccTGAAAAGCACTGTCCTGTGTGTTCAGAGtgcctgctgcttccttctcaaACTCACATGGACACAGTGAGAGTGTGAGAGCCATCGGGGCTGGGAAAGCCTGTTTAATTCTGATGCAGATTCTTTGGTTGGTTTGTCTGCCCATCTGCTGAAGCAGGATTACTTCTGActcagacttttaaaaagaatagGAAGAGGTTGCCCTGATTTTTGTCCAAGTTCATTTGTGATCGTatgtatatttttcctcttatttagGATATCTAACAGCAAGCTCTGTTTCTGTTTGAAACTATCATCTTGAACGTGCTTCTTCCTTCTGTCTGTCGTACTGCTGCTCCCATGAGCTGAGATACTTCCCCAATGGCTTGTTTTAAGAAACGAGCGCACTCAGGTGTGCAAAGGAAGCTTGCTGAGGGTTTCTGCACCTCTTCAAACCTACAATCAAAAAAGACTGCACGACTGAAATCTATGCATGCCCCAACAACCCTCGGACACATTCACAGTAGGGGCAGCCCTCCAGAACCAGCCTCGTGGGCTGAAAATCACCGCGGTCTCCATACCTAGCGTGCCCAGACCATTCCAGGCGAAAGCCTGGCAACGAGTCCCTGGCACAGTCGGCAGAGAAGGAATTCCTCTTTGCGAGGAGTGCAGCAGGGTCAGGGGGCAGCTGAGGCTACCAACCCGCTAGCTTTTCCCTTGGTGTTGAGAGGTGCTAAAGTGggtctcctgctcctccccagcctcaTGTGGTGGGACTGAGTGCGGAATAGGCATTACCTCCCCATGACTTCTGCATTAGTGCATATGCAGCCAGTATTACGAAAATCTAGGTTAACCGTCCTGACCCCATGGAGtcatctgctgcttttcaggCAGAGATCAGAGAGGTCAGCTGCATTATTGAGAGGGAAAGCATTGTAAATAGCACAGCCCCATGTAATCTCTTCCCTTTAATGCTGTTGTGTAATATTGTCAGCATTCATTCACTGGCACACTGGGGCCTGTCTGGAGTAAACTGCTAAGGGAATTTAGAGCCATAAAACATCTTCATTCATCAGCATTGCTTATCTCCTGGCCAGAGCTTGAACCCTGCAGTGTAGCTCTCTGCGGATGTCACCTGCTGTTACTCAGCGTGATTGTTTGCAAATCTCTTCCTGCAACAGACTGACCCAGCTAAAAGGAAATCTAAGCATTTGGGGTGAACCTCACCGTCCTCCCAGCATGTCATCAAACAGCACATTTCAGTCTGATTTACAGTTCCTTGTCATGGGTCAGTCCAGCACACTCGGTCCTTAGTTGGCAGTTCTTCAGAGGAGCCCCCCGCACCCCGAGCTTCCCTTTGCTTTGAGGAAAATACCTGTGTGATAAAGTAACCTTTATTTAAAAGTTGGAATTTATATtatctctttcttcccctctagAAATGTGTAGCCTTCAACGTCCTGAAGATGGCCGAtttgcttttctgtgtgctttttcatTGTGGCTTGCTTTGTTATCCTGCTCCATCAGCCACCGGATGTTtacagaaaaggattttttaagtGTTATTAGGAGGTGCAGTTTCTAGTGGCAGAAGTCTCTGGATGGTGGTAGCTGGGACAGCAGAAACATGTGCAGCCCAAGTGGGCTGTTGTTCTCTTGCTGTCCCCTCACCTGGAGCGGACTGGAATGCATCTTGGCCAGCCATGCTGgctccatcccagtgctgcaatGGCTTCAGCTTTTCCCAGGAACATGAGGCAGAACCCTCAGCATACAAAGTCAGGGAGAGTTCTGGCTGGCTCAGTGGTATGCCAGTGAAGGCTCTCAATTGTCAaaatctctctcctgctctgcattCCTCCTTTTAATCCATATTACTTGAATAAGACCATTTTCCTGGAGGCTCCTTCCTGCTGGGAAGAAACCAGCTGCTGCAGACACTGATTTGACACAATTCTTAGTTTCATGAACCCTAAGAAACACTAAGCAGTTGCTGACAATCTGTTAAATATCTTTTCCTGGGATTAAAACTGTTCCCTCAACCCCAGCGAGGGCAATCTTCACTTTGAAAGGGAGCAAACCTTTCCCAAGAAGTGGGAATTACATGACTGTCTGTGGCACTGCCTTTGAGGACCTTCTTGTTGTCCCTTTGCACTGTAAAACTGCGAGGTTTGATCCATTCTTCTCCTTTTCAGAGGTACAGTCTTTGAGAAGCACCCTGTCTTTGGCCCAGGGACATTACAGAGGGAACGAAGCACCCCAGTGATGTAGCGTGCCTGGCCCCAGCAGTATCAGCTCCTTTGCTTGCTGAGTAC encodes:
- the TMEM86A gene encoding lysoplasmalogenase-like protein TMEM86A, which encodes MVSPVTVVKSEGPKLVPFFKATCVYFVLWLPTSSPSWFSALIKCLPIFCLWVFLLAHGINFLVSHRSASRILAGLIFSAVGDAFLIWQEQGYFIHGLLMFAITHILYSSAFGMKPLDLKAGLLMGLVSSSCYAFLYSYLSGPFTYLVAVYIALIGFMGWRAVAGVQLCNDLWTWTKLSACIGAMLFMVSDLTIALNKFCFPVPYSRFIIMATYYAAQMLIALSAVESRDEEDFRKRS